Proteins co-encoded in one Corylus avellana chromosome ca9, CavTom2PMs-1.0 genomic window:
- the LOC132191620 gene encoding receptor kinase-like protein Xa21 — MCQLKNLGELYLSNNKISGSIPNCISNLNLLQKLFLRSNRLESSIPLNLWSLKNLLFLGLSSNFLSGNLSPNMKKMDVIEHVDISQNQITGNIPSIIGAFESLSYLDLSRNSFQGDIPQSFGDLKGLDVLNLSYNNLSGVIPKSLEALPYLTYLNVSFNKLSGEIPSRGSFANFTAKSFLGNKALCGNPIFEVLPCPSPSSKGSKVKQSLLKYFLPAIASIIVCLALVYVLRRHRESKIQLPSLFNTLHVLEFRMISYQELCQGTNNFCESNLLGVGGFGSVYKGMLLDGTIVAIKVLNLQLAGAFKSFDAECKVLRTIRHRNLVKVISTCSNPEFRALILQYMSNGSLERWLYSYNYSLTLLQRVNIMIDVASALDYLHHGQSESVVHCDLKPTNILLDEDMIAHVSDFGIAKILVENKDATQTKTLGTLGYIAPEYGLEGKVSIKGDVYSYGIILLEMITRKKPTDDMFVEELTLRQWINASLSDKILEVVDDGLMRTENGQNATVMQSVLSSIIELGLKCSEELPDERVDIKDVLVKLKKIQVKLFENRNDGV, encoded by the exons ATGTGTCAGTTAAAGAACTTAGGTGAGTTATATCTCTCAAATAACAAAATCTCGGGATCAATCCCAAATTGCATTTCAAACCTCAATCTTCTGCAAAAGCTATTTCTGAGGTCTAATAGGCTGGAATCATcaataccattaaatttatggagCCTTAAGAATCTATTGTTTTTGGGTCTCTCATCGAATTTTCTCAGTGGAAATTTGTctccaaacatgaaaaaaatggATGTCATTGAACACGTTGATATATCTCAGAACCAAATTACTGGAAATATTCCAAGCATCATTGGAGCATTTGAAAGCCTAAGTTATCTTGATTTATCAAGGAACTCATTTCAAGGAGACATTCCACAATCTTTTGGAGACTTGAAAGGATTAGATGTGTTAAACCTCTCATATAATAATCTCTCTGGTGTAATTCCTAAGTCTCTTGAAGCACTTCCATATCTCACGTATTTGAATGTGTCTTTCAACAAGCTATCAGGAGAAATACCATCTAGAGGGTCTTTTGCAAACTTCACAGCAAAATCATTTTTAGGAAACAAAGCACTTTGTGGGAATccaatttttgaagttctaccTTGTCCAAGCCCAAGCTCCAAAGGATCTAAGGTGAAACAAAGTCTActcaaatattttcttcctGCTATTGCTTCAATTATAGTATGTCTAGCATTAGTTTATGTGTTGAGAAGACATCGAGAAAGTAAAATACAGCTTCCAAGTTTATTTAATACATTGCATGTATTGGAGTTTAGAATGATATCATATCAAGAGCTTTGCCAAGGGACAAACAACTTTTGTGAAAGTAACTTGCTTGGAGTTGGAGGTTTTGGTTCTGTGTATAAAGGCATGCTCCTTGACGGGACTATTGTTGCTATTAAAGTTCTAAATTTGCAATTAGCCGGTGCTTTCAAAAGTTTTGATGCAGAATGCAAGGTCTTACGAACAATCCGACATAGGAATCTTGTTAAAGTCATAAGTACATGCTCTAACCCGGAGTTCAGAGCTTTAATATTGCAATACATGTCGAACGGCAGCCTCGAAAGGTGGTTATACTCTTATAACTACTCCTTGACTCTTCTTCAAAGAGTAAACATTATGATTGACGTTGCGTCAGCGTTGGACTATCTCCACCACGGTCAATCAGAATCTGTGGTTCACTGTGATTTAAAGCCTACCAATATCCTTCTAGACGAGGACATGATTGCACACGTGAGTGACTTTGGcattgcaaagattttggtcGAAAACAAGGATGCTACACAAACCAAAACTCTTGGTACACTTGGCTATATTGCACCAG AGTATGGCTTGGAAGGAAAAGTCTCCATTAAAGGCGATGTTTATAGCTACGGTATAATATTGTTGGAGATGATCACAAGGAAGAAACCTACCGACGACATGTTTGTAGAAGAATTGACCTTAAGGCAATGGATAAACGCATCACTTTCCGACAAAATACTGGAGGTTGTGGATGACGGTTTAATGAGAACAGAAAATGGACAAAATGCAACTGTCATGCAGAGTGTTCTTTCATCCATCATTGAATTAGGTTTGAAGTGTTCTGAAGAGTTACCAGATGAAAGAGTTGATATCAAAGATGTGCTTGTCAAGCTTAAAAAAATCCAAGTGAAACTTTTTGAAAACAGAAATGATGGTGTTTGA